From a region of the Mercurialis annua linkage group LG1-X, ddMerAnnu1.2, whole genome shotgun sequence genome:
- the LOC126656311 gene encoding putative glycine-rich cell wall structural protein 1, whose translation MEMEAVVMTRSLWFLLFLSMAVVDIRGDDVRNGTTAQLNATSVAQDNNSNVQGLIGHLNNTSNYTKVVLNKKRYRGGGGGGGGGGGGGGGGRFGWGWGGGGGGGGGGGGGGWGWGGGGGGFYKWGCGRGNGKGGGGGGGGRGGGGRDKEEYKIGEYAECMGNGRCKWMRLDCPLHCGGKCFYDCRHMCKAHCRRS comes from the coding sequence ATGGAGATGGAGGCAGTAGTTATGACAAGAAGCTTATGGTTTCTGCTGTTTCTGTCAATGGCAGTAGTTGACATTAGAGGAGATGATGTCAGAAATGGCACTACTGCTCAACTTAATGCCACTTCTGTAGCTCAAGATAATAATAGTAATGTACAAGGACTAATAGGTCATCTTAACAACACTTCTAATTACACTAAAGTTGTGCTCAACAAGAAAAGATATCGAGGAGGCGGCGGCGGCGGAGGAGGTGGAGGAGGTGGTGGGGGTGGAGGAAGGTTTGGATGGGGATGGGGTGGTGGAGGTGGGGGTGGGGGTGGAGGTGGTGGAGGTGGATGGGGATGgggaggaggtggtggtggtTTTTATAAATGGGGATGTGGCAGAGGGAATGGAAAaggaggaggtggtggtggtggtggtagaGGTGGTGGGGGGAGAGACAAGGAAGAATATAAGATTGGAGAGTACGCAGAATGCATGGGAAATGGAAGGTGCAAATGGATGAGATTGGATTGTCCGCTTCACTGCGGAGGAAAATGTTTTTATGATTGCAGACATATGTGTAAGGCTCATTGTCGACGTTCTTGA
- the LOC126656303 gene encoding zinc finger protein GIS2, translating to MSSRSRSLSRSRSMSRSRSRSPRDRRIRSRRSSYRDAPYRRETHRGFSQSSLCNNCKRPGHFARECPNVSVCNNCALPGHIASECTTQLRCWNCREPGHMASNCPNEGICHSCGKSGHRARDCSNSETPTADLRLCNNCFKPGHLAAQCSNDKACKNCRRTGHIARDCSNEPVCNICNIAGHVARQCPKGDNHSERGGWGNRNSGYRDVVCRTCNQVGHMSRDCMGMAPPMIICHNCGGRGHMAFECPSGRIMDRGFRRY from the exons ATGAGTTCACGAAGCAGGAGTCTTAGCAGGAGCAGGAGTATGAGCCGGAGCAGGAGCAGGAGCCCTCGAGATCGCAGAATTCGATCTCGACGTAGTTCTTATCGTGATGCCCCTTATAGGAGAGAGACACATCGTGGTTTCAG CCAAAGCAGCTTATGCAATAACTGCAAACGCCCTGGTCATTTTGCAAGAGAATGTCCCAATGTATCTGTGTGCAACAATTGTGCTCTTCCTGG GCACATTGCATCGGAGTGCACCACTCAATTGCGGTGTTGGAACTGTCGAGAACCTGGGCATATGGCCAGCAACTGTCCTAACGAAGGAATTTGTCATTCATGTGGAAAGTCAGGGCATCGTGCCAGAGACTGCTCAAATTCTGAAACGCCAACTGCAGACTTGAGGTTATGCAACAATTGCTTTAAGCCGGGGCATCTTGCTGCTCAATGTTCAAACGATAAAGCATGTAAGAACTGCAGGAGAACAGGCCACATAGCACGTGATTGTTCGAATGAGCCTGTGTGCAACATATGCAACATAGCTGGGCATGTTGCAAGGCAATGCCCGAAGGGTGATAATCATTCAGAGAGGGGTGGTTGGGGTAATAGGAACAGTGGTTATCGTGATGTGGTCTGTCGGACCTGCAACCAGGTAGGTCACATGAGCAGGGATTGTATGGGAATGGCACCACCAATGATCATTTGCCATAACTGCGGAGGCAGAGGCCATATGGCATTTGAGTGTCCGTCGGGGAGAATTATGGACCGTGGATTCCGGAGGTACTGA
- the LOC126663498 gene encoding uncharacterized protein LOC126663498, whose protein sequence is MGRKKKFIDKKKSATFQLFARDSSDPNYSETPGSDRVFVRIDNNHQYSVDSFNHEDNPNGRAEDTNSIFADAPEDSDGDDGHNLNVFGAPTAEAEQLPEDVRKENLELGFPDDGYNYLFHLREIKNTGGGSFYYQNPKANFDLIPHDIKAYDASRVRVPEVKSDDTNDKSIYSVASRSVGVKVQKAFDPEVAAMLDDSDLSRFGSDVEDLEEDFVVRANVADGDDALEVDIVNKLNLIDKAKECVSSANQGTAICNDSVKKETEMENKFTAEQQRVPRFLDEQFDLLERQEYGTEDEDDDYGGYYAEEDESLANRLGNVLTKRAIDDIDIDGNYEVPSKDITHRCVEYAEKYENEDGDADVVVVEESSDESEQWDCETIVSTYSNLDNHPAKIDAPITARKKLLAETVSRALNANGQVITLHGKERLPIDFLPHGKKSGAEKVKDVPELKNEPLKRKQHGLESKEEKKERKAAVKKERSEARRMKKEIKELYRGEAQHAQRIAAIAGPSSIRLM, encoded by the exons ATGGGCAGGAAGAAGAAATTCATAGACAAGAAAAAATCCGCAACATTTCAATTATTCGCACGCGACTCATCCGACCCGAATTACAGCGAAACACCAGGCAGTGACCGGGTTTTCGTCCGAATCGACAACAATCATCAGTACTCTGTCGACAGCTTTAATCATGAAGATAACCCTAACGGAAGAGCGGAAGATACTAATTCCATCTTCGCCGACGCCCCTGAAGATTCCGATGGCGACGACGGTCATAATTTGAATGTTTTCGGAGCTCCTACTGCAGAGGCGGAGCAGCTGCCTGAGGATGTGAGGAAAGAAAATTTGGAATTAGGGTTTCCTGATGACggctataattatttatttcactTAAGAGAGATTAAAAACACTGGCGGTGGCTCTTTTTATTATCAAAACCCTAAAGCTAATTTTGATCTCATTCCTCATGATATCAAg GCTTATGATGCTTCGAGAGTGCGAGTTCCGGAGGTGAAAAGCGATGATACTAATGATAAGTCAATTTACAGCGTAGCGTCAAGGAGTGTTGGTGTCAAGGTTCAAAAAGCATTTGATCCTGAAGTAGCTGCAATGCTTGATGATAGTGATTTGTCACGGTTTGGCTCTGATGTCGAGGACTTGGAGGAGGATTTTGTTGTTCGTGCAAACGTCGCCGACGGTGATGATGCGCTGGAGGTGGATATAGTTAATAAGttgaatttaattgataaaGCCAAAGAATGTGTGTCTTCTGCGAATCAAGGAACTGCTATATGTAATGACAGTGTAAAGAAAGAAACAGAAATGGAGAATAAATTTACTGCTGAGCAGCAGCGAGTTCCTCGTTTTCTGGATGAGCAATTTGATCTG CTTGAACGTCAAGAATATGGCACAGAGGATGAAGATGATGATTATGGCGGTTATTATGCTGAAGAAGATGAATCTCTTGCAAATAGGCTTGGGAATGTTCTTACTAAACGTGCAATAGATGATATTGATATTGATGGAAATTATGAGGTTCCATCAAAGGATATCACTCATCGCTGTGTAGAATATGCAGAAAAATATGAAAACGAGGATGGGGATGCAGATGTTGTTGTTGTAGAAGAAAGTAGTGATGAATCAGAACAGTGGGATTGTGAAACTATTGTTTCCACGTATTCAAATCTTGATAACCATCCTGCTAAAATTGATGCTCCAATAACTGCTAGAAAGAAGTTATTAGCTGAAACTGTCTCTAGAGCCTTGAATGCCAATGGTCAAGTAATAACCCTTCATGGAAAAGAGAGGCTTCCTATTGATTTCTTGCCTCATGGTAAAAAGTCTGGTGCAGAAAAGGTGAAGGATGTTCCTGAGTTGAAGAATGAGCCACTGAAGAGAAAGCAACATGGCCTGGAGTCGAAGGAGGAGAAGAAAGAGCGAAAG GCTGCCGTAAAGAAGGAAAGAAGTGAAGCTAGACGTATGAAGAAAGAGATCAAGGAACTCTATCGGGGTGAAGCACAACATGCTCAAAGAATTGCAGCCATAGCTGGGCCATCTTCTATTCGGCTTATGTAA
- the LOC126655567 gene encoding uncharacterized TPR repeat-containing protein At1g05150-like: protein MTTRGSRSEKVKRIFQKFDANKDGGLNREEMAALVVAVNPRVKFSDEQISAILDEVFRTYGEFIDGEKGLTFDGLLRTYDDGAGDVDRDFDALELELNVDDGNDTNKGISAASEASSSLIIDERNIESQKKQRTAAWAVSPNHGIVFDDTWKIVDDLEILVKRLKSKQAKDGKVKGDNFDAYSDAGWSRELGPSTEISDKRVFWEESGHDYAAFVKELGVLRSRADGARSREEAFDGHMAIGRVLYEHQLFKEALVSFKRACELQPIDVRPHFRAGNCLYVLGRFKEAKEEFLLALEAAEAGGNQWAYLLPQIYVNLGIALEGEGMVLSACEYYREAAILCPTHFRALKLLGSALFGVGEYMAAVKALEEAIFMKPDYADAHCDLASALHAMGEDEKAIEVFQKAIDLKPGHVDALYNLGGLYMDLGRFPRASEMYARVLAVWPNHWRAQLNKAVSLLGAGETEEAKKALKDALKMTNRVELHDAISHLKQLQKKKVKGNGGANGEGAFVVVELSKFKTTSEKTSMRQDLASALQIRAFQRITRLSRCDVELLKKEMNEKDVPVSYSGGGVPEKSIRKPNLEEILRRLLSFLKPDTFQGAVKAINERILSVLDETGSGRVDLGMFYAVLAPLCSGSPDKRKRVAFDALLWRPAAEGSSQVKKVDAVRYIKWLRAIFIPSHGVSEMLEVHGEADSSMVSFNDFLVMFDDPDWGFGILSTLIKLETGDRNRHGNRVCSVCRYPIIGSRFKEMKSHFSLCNQCYSEGKVPPAFKQDEYKFKEYGNESEAVKDKCMCFTLQSHND, encoded by the coding sequence ATGACGACCAGAGGGAGTAGATCAGAGAAAGTGAAgcgaatttttcaaaaattcgaCGCCAACAAAGACGGTGGTCTCAATAGAGAAGAAATGGCCGCGTTAGTTGTTGCCGTTAACCCTAGGGTTAAATTTAGCGATGAGCAAATTAGCGCAATTCTCGACGAGGTTTTCCGCACTTACGGCGAGTTTATTGACGGAGAGAAAGGTTTAACGTTTGATGGCTTATTACGTACTTATGACGACGGTGCCGGTGACGTGGACCGTGACTTTGACGCGCTTGAGCTTGAGCTTAATGTAGATGATGGTAATGATACTAATAAGGGGATATCGGCGGCATCTGAAGCGTCGTCGTCTTTGATTATAGATGAGAGGAACATAGAATCTCAGAAAAAGCAAAGAACTGCAGCTTGGGCTGTTTCTCCTAACCATGGGATTGTGTTTGATGACACGTGGAAGATTGTAGATGATTTAGAGATTTTGGTGAAGAGATTGAAATCTAAGCAAGCTAAAGATGGTAAAGTGAAAGGGGACAACTTCGATGCCTATTCTGATGCTGGCTGGTCGAGGGAATTGGGACCCTCTACGGAGATCTCGGATAAACGCGTATTTTGGGAAGAATCCGGGCATGATTATGCAGCTTTTGTCAAGGAATTAGGTGTTTTGAGGAGTAGAGCTGACGGGGCCAGGTCGAGAGAGGAGGCATTTGATGGGCATATGGCAATTGGTAGGGTTTTGTATGAGCATCAATTGTTTAAGGAGGCATTGGTGAGCTTTAAACGAGCTTGTGAGTTGCAGCCTATTGATGTTAGGCCGCATTTTAGAGCTGGGAATTGCTTGTATGTACTTGGGAGGTTTAAGGAAGCTAAAGAGGAGTTCTTGTTGGCGTTGGAGGCAGCTGAGGCAGGTGGCAATCAGTGGGCTTATTTACTTCCTCAGATATATGTTAATCTCGGTATTGCTTTGGAAGGTGAAGGTATGGTTTTAAGTGCTTGTGAATATTATAGAGAAGCTGCTATTCTTTGTCCAACTCATTTTAGAGCTCTTAAACTATTGGGTAGTGCCCTTTTTGGAGTAGGGGAGTATATGGCGGCTGTTAAAGCCTTGGAAGAGGCTATTTTTATGAAACCGGATTATGCTGATGCACACTGTGATCTGGCTTCTGCTTTGCATGCCATGGGCGAAGATGAGAAGGCTATTGAAGTTTTTCAAAAGGCTATAGATTTGAAGCCTGGTCATGTTGATGCTTTGTATAATTTGGGTGGGCTTTATATGGACTTGGGTAGGTTTCCTAGAGCTTCCGAGATGTATGCTAGGGTGTTAGCTGTGTGGCCGAATCACTGGCGCGCGCAGCTTAATAAAGCTGTCTCATTGTTGGGGGCTGGTGAAACCGAGGAAGCAAAGAAAGCTTTGAAGGACGCTTTAAAGATGACAAATAGGGTTGAGTTGCATGATGCAATATCACATTTGAAGCAGCTGCAGAAGAAGAAAGTCAAGGGTAATGGAGGTGCAAATGGGGAGGGAGCTTTTGTAGTTGTGGAACTCTCAAAGTTTAAGACAACAAGTGAAAAAACTTCCATGAGGCAGGACTTAGCCAGTGCTCTTCAAATCAGGGCTTTTCAGAGAATTACCAGGTTGAGTCGTTGTGATGTGGAGCTGTTGAAGAAGGAAATGAATGAAAAGGATGTACCTGTGTCTTACTCTGGTGGTGGTGTTCCAGAGAAATCCATACGGAAACCTAATTTGGAGGAAATTCTCCGGAGATTACTTAGCTTCCTGAAGCCTGATACATTTCAGGGAGCTGTTAAGGCAATAAATGAGAGGATTCTATCTGTTTTGGATGAGACAGGCTCAGGCAGGGTAGACTTGGGCATGTTTTATGCTGTTCTTGCACCTCTTTGTAGCGGAAGTCCTGACAAGAGGAAAAGGGTTGCTTTTGATGCACTTTTGTGGCGTCCTGCGGCTGAAGGTAGTTCTCAGGTTAAAAAAGTTGATGCCGTTCGGTATATAAAATGGCTGAGGGCTATTTTTATTCCCTCCCATGGAGTTAGCGAAATGTTAGAAGTTCACGGAGAAGCAGATTCTTCAATGGTGTCTTTTAATGATTTTCTTGTGATGTTTGATGATCCGGATTGGGGTTTTGGTATATTGTCAACTCTAATAAAGCTAGAAACTGGAGATAGGAACCGCCATGGAAATCGGGTCTGCTCAGTTTGCCGGTACCCAATCATTGGATCACGCTTTAAGGAGATGAAATCTCATTTTAGTTTATGCAATCAGTGCTACAGTGAAGGAAAGGTGCCACCAGCATTTAAACAGGATGAGTACAAATTCAAAGAGTACGGAAATGAGTCTGAAGCTGTGAAAGATAAGTGCATGTGTTTTACGTTGCAATCTCATAATGATTGA